A section of the Pseudanabaena mucicola str. Chao 1806 genome encodes:
- a CDS encoding DUF305 domain-containing protein: protein MKILNSFGFDQFHKSLKRSLLVAITIGGLSTSCSNPNDTATNSASTEAPKAQAQPASSTSLTTTKPTNHSGMNHGEMSLGTADSDYDLRFIDAMIPHHEGAVVMAKAVLQNSQRPELKKLANEIIQAQEKEITEMKQWRKAWYPNVSDTPMAWHKEMNHMMPMTAEQRATMRMDLDLGKAGQDFDLRFIEAMIPHHEGAVVMAEDAIAKSKRADITKLAKGIIASQQTEIDQMKKWRKDWYKQ from the coding sequence ATGAAGATTCTCAATTCCTTTGGGTTTGATCAGTTTCACAAGTCGCTAAAGCGATCGCTACTGGTAGCGATCACTATTGGTGGACTCAGCACTTCCTGTAGTAACCCTAATGACACTGCGACGAATTCTGCAAGTACTGAAGCTCCAAAAGCACAAGCTCAGCCCGCTAGTTCAACTAGTCTGACTACCACTAAACCCACAAACCATAGTGGGATGAATCATGGGGAAATGAGTTTAGGGACAGCCGATTCTGATTATGATTTGCGTTTTATCGATGCGATGATTCCTCACCATGAGGGGGCAGTGGTGATGGCAAAGGCAGTCTTGCAAAATTCTCAACGTCCAGAACTAAAAAAACTTGCCAACGAGATTATTCAGGCGCAAGAGAAAGAGATTACAGAAATGAAGCAATGGCGTAAAGCATGGTATCCCAATGTCAGTGATACGCCAATGGCTTGGCATAAGGAAATGAATCACATGATGCCGATGACTGCCGAACAAAGAGCTACCATGCGAATGGATTTGGATTTGGGTAAGGCTGGTCAAGATTTTGACTTGAGATTTATCGAAGCTATGATTCCTCACCACGAGGGGGCAGTGGTGATGGCAGAGGATGCGATCGCTAAGTCGAAGCGAGCAGACATCACGAAATTAGCAAAGGGAATTATCGCTTCTCAACAAACTGAAATTGATCAAATGAAGAAATGGCGCAAGGATTGGTATAAACAATAA
- a CDS encoding heavy metal translocating P-type ATPase, with translation METTTLKLRGMSCASCASSIERVVSNLSGVEQCNVNFGAEQATVTYNSRAVDVNKIQQALADAGYSSQVLKEENPLVTDDEEQASRRKEEQDLNRKVIIGGAISLFLVIGGLPMMTGLSLPFIPAWMHNSWLQLFLTIPVQFWCGASFYINAGKAFKRHAATMDTLVATGTGAAYGYSIFATINPAFFTSQGLTADVYFEASSVIITLILLGKLFENRAKGSTSEAIRKLMGLQAKTARVIRDGREIDIAIAEVQLDDVILVRPGEKIPVDGEIIEGSSTIDEAMVTGESVAVKKQVGDEVIGVTINKTGSFKFRATRIGKDTFLAQIVKLVQQAQGSKAPIQRIADRVTGFFVPIVIAIAISTFIIWYNFMGNVTLAVITTVGVLIIACPCALGLATPTSIMVGTGKGAENGILIKGADSLEQAHNLQTIVLDKTGTITEGKPSVTHFVTIAGMPDHKVSELLSMVATVERYSEHPLAEAIVRYAKALKVDLTEAKDFEAIAGSGVRGYIGEHLVLIGTYRWMQELRIPTESLEQSWDILERKGNTAIWIAVNGKVQGVIGIADAVKPSSVKVIRTLQRMGLEVVMLTGDNRRTAEVIAHEVGIDRVFAEVRPDQKSAQIQRLQNEGKIVAMVGDGINDAPALAQADVGIAIGTGTDVAIAASDITLISGDLQGIVTAIKLSRATIQNIRQNLFFAFIYNILGIPIAAGILFPFFGWLLSPVIAGGAMALSSVSVVTNALRLKKFKVRC, from the coding sequence ATGGAAACGACTACACTGAAATTAAGAGGAATGAGTTGTGCTTCCTGTGCCAGTAGCATCGAAAGAGTGGTGAGCAATCTCTCAGGTGTGGAGCAATGTAATGTCAACTTTGGCGCAGAGCAAGCCACTGTCACCTACAACTCTAGAGCCGTTGACGTTAACAAAATTCAACAAGCGCTCGCCGATGCAGGCTATTCTTCGCAAGTTTTAAAAGAAGAAAATCCCTTAGTTACTGATGACGAGGAGCAAGCATCCCGACGCAAAGAAGAACAGGATCTCAATCGCAAGGTAATCATTGGTGGTGCGATTAGTCTATTTCTGGTAATTGGCGGATTACCGATGATGACAGGGCTGAGCTTGCCCTTCATTCCTGCTTGGATGCATAATTCTTGGTTGCAACTGTTTTTGACTATTCCAGTGCAGTTTTGGTGTGGTGCAAGTTTCTATATTAATGCTGGCAAAGCCTTCAAACGTCACGCCGCCACGATGGATACCTTGGTCGCCACTGGCACGGGAGCCGCCTACGGATATTCCATTTTTGCCACGATTAATCCAGCCTTTTTTACTTCGCAGGGTTTAACCGCCGATGTTTATTTTGAAGCATCCTCGGTGATTATTACTTTGATCTTGCTCGGCAAACTCTTTGAGAATCGCGCTAAGGGAAGCACCTCTGAGGCAATCCGCAAATTAATGGGCTTGCAAGCGAAAACAGCGCGAGTCATTCGCGATGGTCGAGAAATAGATATTGCGATCGCCGAAGTACAACTCGATGATGTGATCTTGGTGCGTCCGGGGGAAAAAATTCCCGTTGATGGCGAGATTATCGAAGGAAGTTCCACCATTGACGAAGCGATGGTCACAGGCGAAAGTGTCGCTGTGAAGAAGCAAGTCGGTGATGAGGTGATCGGCGTAACCATCAATAAAACTGGTAGTTTCAAGTTTCGCGCTACCCGCATTGGCAAGGATACGTTCTTAGCACAAATTGTGAAATTGGTGCAGCAAGCCCAAGGTTCTAAGGCTCCGATTCAGCGCATTGCTGATCGCGTTACAGGTTTCTTTGTACCCATCGTCATTGCGATCGCTATTTCCACTTTTATCATCTGGTATAACTTCATGGGTAACGTTACCCTTGCGGTGATTACCACTGTTGGTGTGCTGATTATCGCCTGTCCCTGTGCATTGGGCTTAGCCACCCCCACATCGATCATGGTGGGAACGGGCAAAGGAGCCGAAAATGGAATTCTGATCAAGGGTGCGGATAGTTTGGAGCAGGCGCATAATTTGCAAACGATTGTGTTGGATAAAACAGGTACAATTACCGAAGGTAAGCCCAGTGTCACCCATTTCGTAACTATCGCAGGAATGCCCGATCATAAAGTTTCAGAACTATTAAGCATGGTGGCAACTGTGGAGCGCTATTCTGAACATCCCTTAGCCGAAGCGATCGTGCGTTATGCCAAGGCGCTCAAAGTGGACTTAACCGAGGCTAAAGATTTTGAAGCGATCGCGGGTAGTGGTGTCCGTGGCTACATTGGCGAACATTTAGTGCTAATTGGAACCTATCGCTGGATGCAGGAATTGAGAATTCCGACAGAATCCTTAGAACAATCTTGGGATATCCTAGAGAGAAAAGGTAATACCGCAATCTGGATTGCTGTCAATGGCAAAGTCCAAGGTGTGATAGGCATTGCCGATGCTGTTAAGCCTTCTTCAGTAAAAGTGATTCGTACTTTACAACGCATGGGGTTAGAAGTGGTAATGCTCACAGGTGACAATCGTCGCACTGCCGAAGTAATTGCCCACGAAGTTGGGATTGATCGCGTGTTTGCAGAAGTGCGTCCTGACCAAAAGTCTGCTCAAATTCAGCGTTTACAAAATGAAGGAAAGATTGTGGCAATGGTCGGCGATGGCATTAACGATGCGCCTGCTCTCGCTCAAGCAGATGTCGGTATTGCGATCGGTACAGGTACGGATGTGGCGATCGCCGCCAGTGACATCACCCTCATTTCAGGTGATTTGCAAGGCATCGTCACCGCGATTAAACTATCTCGCGCCACCATTCAAAATATCCGCCAAAATCTCTTCTTTGCCTTCATCTACAACATCCTCGGTATTCCCATAGCCGCAGGAATTCTTTTCCCCTTCTTTGGTTGGTTACTCAGTCCAGTGATTGCAGGCGGTGCGATGGCATTGAGTTCTGTTTCAGTGGTGACGAATGCTTTGCGATTGAAAAAGTTTAAGGTTAGGTGTTAG
- a CDS encoding DUF1565 domain-containing protein has protein sequence MESNPYMKISIRKTFLGFSFQGIYLLPIVLLLPSLAIATPVLAQSQISPSLQNSPQVTQKIIYVNPQTGSDRPDHGSNIAPFKTITYAISRSQAGQIIQLAYGTYSNATGERFPIRVSPNVTLRGNEGEKGKGITVVGGGTLFTGSGFPQNVSITIADRAELRGVTVTNPNPRGYGLLIENVSPVIANNTFIDNQQDGALITGKSTAIISTNQFFRNGTSGLAIEGESSPDVRGNLFQQTTFGMSIRQNAAPQITENTFTQNQNGLLIQANAKPVLRGNAIINNRNYGITISDNAIPDFGKENDDGNNIFQGNNTFDIQNVSRNAVALKGNQVDIKRVKGNLQLANVRQSSNLFANSVVTKPIASNPISNLTAPSIALPKSDRFTNINQKLEQQIASSQPMNFTPNLDTPPALVRNTSSAKANNSFWYEPVNSVIIRITPRGVNTPAYSNTEITSSLPPVVDSPPSGEPVNQPIQIAPLSKTSFTPQSPPKYRVVVPVSSNSGVAQVRQIVPNSFASRLNGYLVVQIGAYSERSIAEVQVSRLAKQGLSARIEAIKP, from the coding sequence ATGGAAAGCAATCCGTACATGAAAATTAGCATCCGTAAGACATTTCTAGGCTTTAGTTTTCAAGGTATTTATTTGCTCCCTATCGTGCTCCTGTTACCGAGCTTAGCGATCGCCACACCAGTCTTGGCTCAATCTCAAATATCCCCAAGTTTGCAAAATAGTCCTCAAGTTACCCAAAAGATCATCTATGTAAATCCGCAGACAGGAAGCGATCGCCCAGATCATGGCAGCAATATTGCCCCCTTCAAAACAATTACCTATGCTATCAGTCGCTCTCAGGCTGGGCAAATTATCCAACTAGCCTATGGAACCTATAGTAATGCGACGGGTGAAAGGTTCCCAATTCGGGTAAGTCCAAATGTAACTTTGCGCGGAAATGAAGGTGAGAAGGGAAAAGGGATAACGGTTGTCGGTGGTGGAACACTATTTACGGGGTCAGGATTTCCACAAAATGTGTCGATTACTATCGCTGATCGAGCCGAACTACGCGGCGTAACCGTCACCAATCCGAACCCTAGAGGCTACGGACTTCTGATTGAGAATGTTAGCCCTGTGATCGCAAATAATACCTTTATCGATAATCAGCAAGATGGCGCATTAATTACAGGCAAGTCAACCGCCATTATTTCCACAAATCAATTTTTTCGGAATGGAACTAGTGGCTTAGCGATCGAGGGGGAATCAAGTCCAGATGTTCGGGGAAATCTATTTCAGCAAACCACTTTTGGGATGAGTATTCGCCAAAATGCGGCTCCTCAAATTACTGAAAATACCTTTACTCAAAACCAAAATGGTCTCTTAATCCAAGCTAATGCTAAACCCGTTTTGCGCGGTAATGCGATCATCAACAATCGCAATTACGGAATTACGATTTCCGATAATGCAATACCTGACTTTGGGAAAGAGAATGATGATGGCAATAATATTTTTCAGGGAAATAACACATTTGATATCCAAAATGTCAGCCGTAATGCGGTTGCTCTTAAAGGTAATCAAGTAGATATTAAGAGAGTGAAAGGAAACTTACAACTAGCGAATGTGCGTCAGTCATCTAACCTATTTGCCAATAGTGTGGTGACCAAGCCTATTGCTAGCAATCCAATATCAAATTTAACAGCACCAAGTATCGCTTTACCTAAAAGCGATCGCTTCACTAATATCAATCAAAAACTTGAACAACAGATTGCTAGCAGTCAACCGATGAATTTTACACCTAACCTTGATACTCCGCCAGCATTAGTGAGAAATACATCATCCGCTAAAGCTAATAATTCTTTTTGGTACGAACCTGTAAACTCAGTGATTATTAGAATTACGCCTAGGGGAGTGAATACACCCGCTTATTCTAATACAGAAATTACATCAAGCTTACCACCAGTAGTAGATTCTCCCCCTAGTGGTGAACCTGTCAATCAGCCAATTCAGATAGCTCCTCTTTCCAAAACAAGTTTCACTCCCCAAAGTCCTCCCAAGTATCGCGTAGTTGTTCCTGTTTCTTCTAACAGTGGCGTGGCTCAAGTCCGTCAAATTGTACCCAACTCTTTTGCGTCTAGACTCAATGGTTATTTAGTCGTCCAGATTGGAGCCTACAGCGAGCGCAGCATTGCCGAAGTACAGGTATCGCGCTTAGCAAAGCAAGGTCTATCTGCAAGAATTGAAGCAATTAAACCATGA
- a CDS encoding SPFH domain-containing protein: MKIQDIHQNLIKKISKKFWARSLVSGAAIAMLGTVTWSVVNGNDQAIAQPNNQLIAQQNQSQQRSNSFQAPQMQLMQAGDFNFPIWVWVIGGVVLVFVFLPQVGWILGLIVIGEREVGIVVKKFSFRGDLPPGQLVALNGEAGYQADTLAPGWYFGYYPWQYGIRKESVVVIPQGEIGLIIANDGKSIPPDRILGKTVPCDNFQNARQFLLAGGEKGRQIGILTAGTYRINTALFTIITSANAGQNGMSPNDLKLYSVETEKVGIVTTLDGIPIEAGAIAGAIIPEHDNFQNAQLFIDGGGRRGLQEQVILSGSWNLNPWFAKVEQVKMTEIPIGYVGVVISFVGGAQDDVSGALFTHGHLVNVGDKGVWIEPLYPGKHPLNTHIMKVELVPTTNIVLNFSDRNEEHGYDSKLKALNVRSIDGFAFNLEVAQIIHVGALDAPRVISRVGSMQNLVDHVLRPTVGNYFRNSAQAYTVLDFLIARSDRQAEAADFIHTALHSYDVQAVDTLLGQIAPPETLMQTLTDRKIAEEQRKTYEVQRISQTQRQELVRETSLADIQREIVTAEQGVRIAELQANAKVKEASGEAEAIRVTGEAKADAYRAGVNALGGNSYVALQMMQAIGEGKVRVVPDVAVNGGDRGGGLLDGVLGMMLWNQTKESNETKVDNFPNLSSH, from the coding sequence ATGAAGATTCAGGATATTCACCAAAACTTGATCAAAAAAATTAGCAAAAAGTTTTGGGCGCGATCGCTTGTTTCAGGTGCAGCGATCGCCATGCTTGGGACAGTGACATGGTCTGTAGTAAATGGCAATGATCAAGCGATCGCTCAGCCAAATAATCAACTCATTGCTCAACAAAATCAATCGCAGCAGCGCTCAAACTCTTTTCAAGCACCGCAAATGCAGTTAATGCAAGCAGGCGATTTTAACTTTCCCATTTGGGTATGGGTAATTGGTGGCGTGGTGTTGGTATTTGTATTTTTGCCACAGGTGGGATGGATTTTAGGCTTAATTGTAATTGGTGAGCGCGAAGTCGGCATCGTCGTTAAGAAATTCTCCTTCCGTGGTGACTTACCTCCCGGACAATTAGTCGCACTCAATGGCGAAGCAGGCTATCAAGCCGACACACTCGCCCCCGGTTGGTATTTTGGCTATTACCCTTGGCAATATGGAATTCGCAAAGAATCGGTAGTGGTAATTCCCCAAGGTGAAATTGGCTTAATTATTGCTAATGATGGTAAATCCATTCCTCCCGATCGCATTCTTGGTAAAACCGTTCCCTGTGACAACTTCCAAAATGCGAGACAGTTTCTCTTAGCTGGTGGTGAAAAGGGTAGACAGATTGGCATTTTAACCGCAGGAACCTATCGGATTAATACGGCTCTATTTACGATTATTACTTCGGCAAATGCGGGTCAAAATGGTATGTCGCCGAATGATCTCAAACTCTATTCTGTGGAAACGGAAAAAGTAGGTATTGTCACTACCTTAGATGGTATTCCCATTGAAGCAGGGGCGATCGCAGGGGCGATTATTCCTGAACATGACAACTTCCAAAATGCTCAGTTATTCATTGATGGCGGCGGTCGGCGCGGCTTACAGGAACAGGTGATTCTATCGGGTTCATGGAATCTCAATCCTTGGTTTGCCAAAGTGGAACAGGTGAAAATGACCGAGATTCCCATTGGTTATGTGGGCGTGGTAATTTCCTTTGTCGGTGGCGCTCAAGATGATGTCAGTGGCGCTCTATTTACCCATGGGCATTTAGTGAATGTCGGTGATAAAGGCGTATGGATTGAGCCGCTTTACCCCGGTAAACATCCTCTCAATACGCACATTATGAAAGTGGAACTCGTACCCACAACTAATATTGTGCTGAATTTTAGCGATCGTAACGAAGAGCATGGTTATGACTCTAAGCTCAAAGCCTTGAATGTGCGATCAATTGATGGCTTTGCGTTCAATTTGGAAGTTGCCCAGATTATTCATGTGGGAGCCTTAGATGCACCTAGAGTAATTTCGCGGGTTGGCTCCATGCAAAATCTCGTCGATCATGTACTGCGCCCTACCGTTGGCAATTACTTCCGCAATTCCGCACAGGCTTATACCGTGTTGGATTTTCTGATTGCTCGTAGCGATCGCCAAGCGGAAGCCGCTGATTTTATTCATACGGCTTTGCATTCCTATGATGTCCAAGCCGTTGATACGCTATTAGGGCAGATCGCACCACCAGAAACCCTAATGCAAACGCTGACCGATCGCAAGATTGCCGAAGAACAGCGTAAAACCTACGAAGTCCAGCGTATATCCCAAACTCAACGTCAAGAACTCGTGAGAGAAACATCGCTCGCTGATATTCAAAGGGAAATCGTCACGGCCGAGCAGGGTGTCCGCATTGCCGAACTGCAAGCTAATGCCAAAGTTAAAGAGGCAAGTGGTGAGGCGGAAGCAATCCGTGTTACAGGTGAAGCCAAAGCTGATGCCTATCGTGCTGGGGTTAATGCCCTCGGTGGTAATTCCTATGTGGCGTTACAAATGATGCAAGCGATCGGTGAAGGTAAAGTCCGAGTCGTGCCAGATGTCGCTGTTAATGGAGGCGATCGCGGCGGTGGTTTGCTGGATGGTGTATTAGGAATGATGCTTTGGAATCAAACGAAGGAATCAAACGAAACAAAAGTTGATAATTTCCCTAACTTGTCTTCCCACTGA
- a CDS encoding DUF305 domain-containing protein, protein MKSTEPRDSNLERPPAGDRKHYRLWILAITGIVAGVAIAVTSAMTNLVQAQTTNPPKKPLDAAACPNATNAAIRTNQWMPNPMMMSGEFADRHFIEMMIPHHDGAVKMADLALKRSKNADVLKLAAAIKRDQTLEIAQMRAWYKDWYKADVPDMPSRPLKSSNSMMGMNHGKMRMGNMMGMNMMATDLKTLETANDRDFDKEFLAEMIPQHKMALMMSNMIVDSDRPEMRKLAQNILRSQSQEIDQMHGWYNSLR, encoded by the coding sequence ATGAAATCAACAGAACCTAGAGACTCTAATCTAGAACGTCCACCAGCAGGCGATCGCAAACACTATCGATTATGGATCTTAGCGATCACTGGTATTGTTGCTGGTGTTGCGATCGCCGTGACAAGTGCAATGACAAACCTTGTCCAAGCACAAACAACAAATCCTCCCAAGAAGCCCCTTGATGCTGCTGCTTGTCCTAACGCCACAAATGCTGCCATAAGGACAAATCAATGGATGCCCAATCCCATGATGATGAGTGGTGAATTTGCCGATCGCCATTTCATTGAGATGATGATCCCGCACCATGATGGAGCTGTGAAGATGGCGGATCTGGCGCTGAAGCGATCGAAAAATGCTGATGTTCTGAAATTAGCGGCAGCAATCAAACGCGATCAAACCCTTGAAATTGCCCAAATGCGAGCTTGGTATAAGGATTGGTACAAAGCTGATGTCCCCGATATGCCTAGCCGTCCACTGAAATCCTCTAATTCCATGATGGGCATGAATCACGGCAAAATGCGTATGGGCAACATGATGGGTATGAATATGATGGCTACAGATCTCAAAACGCTCGAAACCGCTAATGATCGTGATTTTGATAAGGAATTTTTAGCGGAGATGATTCCCCAACACAAGATGGCATTGATGATGAGCAATATGATCGTCGATAGCGATCGCCCTGAAATGCGTAAGCTTGCTCAAAATATTTTGCGATCGCAAAGCCAAGAAATTGACCAGATGCACGGCTGGTACAACAGTCTGCGCTAA
- a CDS encoding transposase — protein MEATKKSYPTDLIDNQWELIKDLIPAAGTGGRRRTVDI, from the coding sequence ATGGAAGCAACCAAAAAATCCTACCCCACAGACTTAATCGATAACCAGTGGGAACTGATAAAAGACTTGATACCCGCAGCAGGAACAGGAGGTCGCAGAAGGACAGTGGATATTTGA
- the cobJ gene encoding precorrin-3B C(17)-methyltransferase, whose amino-acid sequence MKSTVITVLGEKSIAIAKQLQTVIPNAKIYGLSSRTQTADYTYDKFSETVRELFSQGHAIIGICAAGILIRSLAPILSDKRAEPPVIAIAEDGSAVVPLLGGLNGANDLARAIAKSLQVQPAITTTGDLRFQTSLLAPPPNYRLLNSDEDTKTFLADLLAGARVKLIGKADWLSDSNLPFADDATHQIEVISEEVKLEAIASKLSSQYLVYQTESSPNPISIGKVSIIGTGPGAAKWMSHEVKAILEAATDFVGYKTYVNLVKEFTKGKMIHASDNRVELDRARHALELATEGKSVAIVSSGDAGIYGMASAVFEVVDQDRPKWNQIDIHVAPGISAAQSAAAAIGAPIGHDFCTISLSDILKPWEVIEQRLSAAAQADFVIAIYNPISTQRKWQLQSAKESLLKWRSPNTPVVLGHKMGRKGENVKVITLAELEPELADMQTVIIVGSSKTKVLELGDRIRVYTPRTYS is encoded by the coding sequence GTGAAATCAACTGTAATCACTGTTTTAGGAGAAAAGAGTATTGCAATTGCAAAGCAATTGCAAACTGTCATTCCTAACGCCAAAATTTATGGACTTAGCTCACGTACCCAAACAGCCGATTATACCTATGACAAATTTAGTGAAACTGTCAGAGAACTATTTAGTCAAGGACACGCAATTATTGGCATTTGTGCCGCAGGTATCCTCATCCGATCGCTAGCCCCCATCCTCTCAGATAAACGCGCTGAACCACCCGTAATTGCGATCGCTGAAGATGGCAGTGCAGTTGTACCTCTATTGGGTGGATTAAATGGTGCTAATGACCTTGCAAGAGCGATCGCCAAATCACTCCAAGTCCAACCAGCCATCACAACCACAGGCGATTTACGCTTTCAAACTTCATTGTTAGCTCCTCCTCCTAATTATCGGTTGTTAAATTCCGATGAAGATACAAAGACCTTTCTAGCAGATTTATTAGCAGGGGCAAGGGTTAAACTCATCGGTAAGGCAGATTGGCTTAGCGATAGCAATCTTCCCTTTGCTGATGATGCCACACATCAAATAGAAGTAATTTCTGAGGAAGTGAAATTAGAGGCGATCGCTTCCAAACTAAGTTCTCAGTACTTGGTATATCAAACCGAATCCTCTCCAAATCCCATCAGCATCGGCAAAGTATCGATCATTGGCACAGGTCCGGGGGCAGCGAAATGGATGTCGCATGAAGTCAAGGCAATTTTGGAAGCGGCTACAGATTTTGTTGGTTATAAAACCTATGTGAATCTAGTTAAAGAATTTACCAAAGGAAAAATGATCCATGCTTCTGATAATCGTGTTGAGCTAGATCGCGCTCGCCATGCCCTTGAATTAGCTACCGAAGGAAAATCTGTGGCTATTGTTTCATCTGGAGATGCGGGAATCTATGGTATGGCCTCGGCTGTATTTGAAGTTGTGGATCAAGATCGCCCCAAATGGAACCAGATCGATATTCATGTTGCGCCTGGAATATCCGCCGCTCAATCTGCCGCCGCCGCTATTGGCGCACCCATTGGACATGATTTCTGCACTATTTCTCTATCAGATATTCTTAAACCTTGGGAAGTAATCGAGCAGAGGTTATCCGCCGCCGCCCAAGCTGATTTTGTGATTGCGATTTATAATCCCATTTCCACGCAGCGCAAGTGGCAACTCCAATCCGCCAAAGAGTCTTTATTAAAGTGGCGATCGCCTAATACACCAGTAGTGCTCGGTCATAAAATGGGACGTAAAGGCGAGAATGTGAAGGTCATTACGCTTGCGGAATTAGAGCCTGAACTTGCCGATATGCAAACGGTGATTATTGTGGGTTCGAGCAAGACTAAGGTTTTAGAACTAGGCGATCGCATCAGAGTATATACGCCCCGCACATACAGTTAG
- a CDS encoding 4-hydroxy-3-methylbut-2-enyl diphosphate reductase, with amino-acid sequence MDNTLDTQAMRRSLQKSPNYFRQGFGHGEAAESTMRSQYHSNLIQTIREHDYIYTQGDVTIYLAKSFGFCWGVERAVAMAYETRTQFPTEKVWITNEIIHNPSVNARLKEMEVQFVPVNSDGTKDFSGIEQGDVVILPAFGASIQETQLFDRLGTKIVDTTCPWVSKVWNRVEKHKKSDFTSIVHGKYNHEETIATSSYANRYLVVLNMKEAEYVANYMLNGGDREEFIAKFSKAMSVGFDPDRDLERVGVANQTTMLKGETEAIGKLFERTMMQKYGVEHLNEHFLAFNTICDATQERQDAMFEIVEEPIDLMIVIGGYNSSNTTHLQEIAIERNLPSYHIDDVHRIISAEVIEHKPLGKAIEQATNWLPTGKIKIGVTSGASTPDRVVEDVINRIFELKS; translated from the coding sequence ATGGACAATACGCTCGATACACAAGCAATGCGGAGATCTTTGCAAAAGTCTCCCAACTATTTCCGTCAAGGCTTTGGGCATGGCGAAGCAGCCGAATCGACCATGCGATCGCAATATCATAGCAACCTGATCCAAACTATTCGTGAGCATGACTATATCTACACGCAAGGCGATGTCACGATTTATTTAGCGAAATCATTTGGCTTTTGCTGGGGTGTCGAAAGAGCAGTCGCAATGGCTTATGAAACTCGTACCCAGTTCCCAACAGAAAAGGTCTGGATTACCAATGAGATTATTCACAATCCTTCTGTTAATGCCAGATTAAAGGAAATGGAAGTGCAATTTGTTCCTGTAAATAGTGATGGAACCAAGGATTTTTCAGGCATTGAACAGGGTGATGTGGTGATTTTGCCTGCCTTTGGTGCGAGCATACAGGAAACCCAATTATTTGATCGCCTTGGCACAAAAATTGTTGATACCACTTGTCCTTGGGTCTCGAAGGTTTGGAATCGGGTGGAAAAGCATAAGAAATCAGATTTCACCTCGATTGTGCATGGCAAATATAATCACGAAGAGACGATCGCCACAAGTTCCTACGCCAATCGTTATTTGGTAGTACTGAATATGAAGGAAGCCGAGTATGTGGCTAATTACATGCTCAATGGTGGTGACAGAGAAGAATTTATCGCAAAGTTCAGCAAAGCCATGTCCGTTGGTTTTGACCCAGATCGTGATTTAGAAAGAGTTGGTGTCGCTAATCAAACCACGATGCTCAAGGGCGAAACGGAAGCGATCGGCAAATTGTTTGAACGCACAATGATGCAGAAGTACGGTGTCGAACATCTTAATGAGCATTTTCTCGCTTTTAATACTATTTGCGATGCCACTCAAGAGCGTCAGGATGCGATGTTTGAGATTGTCGAAGAGCCAATCGATTTGATGATCGTGATTGGTGGTTATAACTCTTCTAACACCACCCATTTACAAGAAATTGCGATCGAGCGCAATCTTCCTTCCTATCATATTGATGATGTACATCGGATTATTTCGGCTGAGGTAATTGAACATAAGCCATTAGGAAAAGCGATCGAGCAAGCTACCAATTGGCTGCCCACTGGCAAAATCAAAATTGGCGTAACTTCAGGCGCATCCACACCCGATCGCGTCGTCGAAGATGTCATCAATCGCATTTTTGAACTCAAGAGTTAA